A single region of the Streptomyces sp. NBC_01381 genome encodes:
- a CDS encoding M23 family metallopeptidase gives MLVMLWKRYGLVFAAGALCIVVNTQGIGPLWYTGVALLIIGQTMRVTLTRAQRPPLDREPILLGVPTAGRWVALNGPATKVPSHTHSHAQTYAIDLKYVPEASGDGGEEVTPQAPPFRWLWPIARSPRLYPTYGMPVFAPADGVVVATAGRQRDHLSRMSFPAFLFLYLEGFIRSLGWPSNLMGNYIILDLGDGVHAAFAHLRRGSLRVAAGDRVTAGQEIAACGNSGNSSEPHLHFQLMDGPDVMTARGVPFAWRYRDDDGVEHTGVPEDATHCVAVSPLPDRST, from the coding sequence ATCGGCCCGCTCTGGTACACCGGCGTGGCCCTGCTGATCATCGGTCAGACCATGCGCGTGACACTGACCCGCGCCCAGCGCCCGCCCCTGGACCGCGAGCCGATACTCCTCGGCGTCCCCACCGCCGGGCGCTGGGTGGCGCTCAACGGCCCGGCCACGAAGGTCCCCAGCCACACCCACAGCCATGCGCAGACGTACGCCATCGACCTGAAGTACGTCCCCGAGGCAAGCGGTGACGGCGGCGAAGAAGTCACGCCGCAGGCCCCGCCCTTCCGCTGGCTCTGGCCAATCGCCCGGAGCCCCCGCCTCTACCCCACGTACGGCATGCCGGTGTTCGCCCCCGCCGACGGAGTCGTCGTCGCGACCGCGGGACGACAGCGGGACCATCTCTCGCGCATGTCCTTCCCCGCCTTCCTCTTCCTCTACCTGGAGGGCTTCATCCGCAGCCTCGGCTGGCCGAGCAACCTCATGGGGAACTACATCATCCTGGACCTCGGCGACGGCGTGCACGCGGCCTTCGCGCACCTGCGGCGCGGCTCGCTGCGCGTGGCCGCGGGCGACCGCGTGACGGCGGGCCAGGAGATCGCCGCATGCGGAAACTCCGGCAACTCGTCCGAGCCTCACCTGCACTTCCAGCTCATGGACGGCCCCGACGTGATGACGGCACGAGGTGTGCCGTTCGCATGGCGCTACCGCGACGACGACGGCGTGGAACACACCGGTGTGCCCGAAGACGCCACGCACTGTGTCGCTGTCTCACCCCTGCCGGACCGCTCCACGTGA